The Ovis aries strain OAR_USU_Benz2616 breed Rambouillet chromosome 11, ARS-UI_Ramb_v3.0, whole genome shotgun sequence genome window below encodes:
- the MYADML2 gene encoding myeloid-associated differentiation marker-like protein 2 — protein sequence MGSTMEPPGGGYLHLGAVTSPVGTARVLQLIFGCTTFSLVAHRGGFSGVQGTFCVAAWGFCFALSVLVVACEFTRLHGCLHLSWGNFTAAFAMLATLLSATAAVIYPLYFTRLECPPEPEGCTARNFRLAASIFAGLLFLAYATEVALTRARPGQVASYMATVSGLLKIVQAFVACIIFGALVHDSRYGRYVATQWCVAVYSLCFLATVAVVVLSVLGHTGGLGCPFDRVVVVYTFLATLLYLSAAVIWPVFCFDPKYGEPGRPPDCSRGSCPWDSQLVVAIFTYVNLLFYVADLAYSQRIRFVPTF from the coding sequence ATGGGCAGCACCATGGAGCCCCCCGGGGGCGGCTACCTGCACCTGGGTGCTGTGACGTCTCCTGTGGGCACAGCCCGCGTGCTGCAGCTGATCTTCGGCTGCACCACCTTCAGCCTGGTGGCCCACCGGGGCGGCTTCTCAGGCGTGCAGGGCACCTTCTGCGTGGCAGCCTGGGGCTTCTGCTTCGCACTCTCCGTCCTGGTGGTGGCCTGCGAGTTCACCCGGCTACACGGCTGTCTGCACCTGTCCTGGGGAAACTTCACGGCGGCCTTCGCCATGCTCGCCACGCTGCTATCCGCTACAGCAGCGGTCATCTACCCACTGTACTTCACTCGGCTGGAGTGTCCGCCCGAGCCCGAGGGCTGCACGGCCAGGAACTTCCGCCTGGCAGCCAGCATCTTCGCCGGGCTCCTCTTCCTGGCCTATGCTACGGAGGTGGCCCTGACCCGGGCCCGGCCAGGCCAGGTAGCCAGCTACATGGCCACAGTGTCAGGCCTCCTCAAGATCGTCCAGGCCTTCGTGGCCTGCATCATATTTGGGGCGCTGGTCCATGATAGCCGCTATGGGCGCTACGTGGCCACCCAGTGGTGTGTGGCCGTCTACAGCCTTTGCTTCCTGGCCACAGTGGCGGTGGTGGTCCTGAGTGTGCTGGGTCACACAGGGGGCCTGGGCTGCCCCTTCGACCGTGTGGTGGTGGTGTACACCTTCCTGGCCACGCTCCTCTACCTCAGCGCTGCAGTGATCTGGCCTGTCTTCTGCTTCGACCCCAAGTACGGTGAGCCTGGGCGGCCTCCCGACTGCTCAAGGGGCAGCTGCCCCTGGGACAGCCAGCTGGTGGTGGCCATCTTCACTTACGTCAACCTACTCTTCTACGTCGCCGACCTGGCCTACTCCCAGAGGATCCGCTTCGTGCCCACCTTCTAG